The Chroogloeocystis siderophila 5.2 s.c.1 genome includes a region encoding these proteins:
- a CDS encoding DUF2905 domain-containing protein, translated as MIAEIGKTLVAVGAGVLLLGGLLWLSSGTFKHFPIGRLPGDILIQNEHITFYFPLATSILLSIVLSLLIWIWQSVIR; from the coding sequence ATGATTGCAGAAATTGGCAAAACATTAGTGGCCGTCGGGGCAGGCGTTTTGTTGTTGGGAGGCTTGCTCTGGCTGAGCAGTGGAACGTTTAAGCATTTTCCAATCGGTCGTTTGCCAGGAGATATCCTGATCCAAAATGAACACATTACCTTTTATTTTCCCTTGGCAACGTCTATTTTGCTAAGCATTGTCTTGAGTTTACTGATCTGGATATGGCAGTCTGTCATACGTTAA
- the clpB gene encoding ATP-dependent chaperone ClpB, with the protein MQPTNPNQFTEKAWEAIVRTPEIAKQFQHQQIESEHLMRSLLEQEGLASSIFNKIGVNVQTLRDRTNDFINRQPKVSGGSSGSVYLGRSLDTLLDRAEQYRKDFGDEYISIEHLVLAFAKDDRFGKTLFQALGLNEQKLHTTIEQIRGSQKVTDQNPEGKYESLEKYGRDLTKLAREGKLDPVIGRDDEIRRTIQILSRRTKNNPVLIGEPGVGKTAIVEGLAQRIISGDVPESLRDRTLIALDMGALIAGAKYRGEFEERLKAVLKEVQEAQGNIILFIDEIHTVVGAGATQGAMDAGNLLKPLLARGELRCIGATTLDEYRKYIEKDAALERRFQQVYVDQPSIEDTISILRGLKERYEVHHGVKISDSALVAAAVLSTRYISDRFLPDKAIDLVDEAAAKLKMEITSKPEELDEIDRKILQLEMERLSLQKETDSASKERLERLEKELSDLKEQQSALNAQWQAEKEIIDQIQKLKEEIDRVNIEIQQAERDYDLNRAAELKYGKLTDLQRQLEAAEARLAETQTSGKSMLREEVTEADIAEIISKWTGIPVSKLVESEMQKLLHLEEELHKRVIGQEEAVTAVADAIQRSRAGLADPNRPIASFIFLGPTGVGKTELAKALAAYLFDTEEAMVRIDMSEYMEKHTVSRLIGAPPGYVGYDEGGQLTEAIRRRPYAVILFDEIEKAHPDVFNVMLQILDDGRLTDAQGRTVDFKNTVVIMTSNIGSQYILDLAGDDSKYEEMRDRVMESMRASFRPEFLNRIDEIIIFHSLRPEQLREIVKLQVQRLEQRLIERKLALKLSDEALDWLAQVGYDPVYGARPLKRAIQRELETPIAKAILRGEFHEGDTIYVGMENERLVFKRLSPELLSAS; encoded by the coding sequence TATCAACCGTCAGCCCAAAGTATCGGGTGGCAGTAGCGGCTCTGTTTATTTGGGGCGCAGCCTGGATACATTACTGGATCGGGCAGAACAGTATCGTAAAGACTTTGGTGATGAGTATATTTCGATTGAGCATTTAGTGCTGGCGTTTGCCAAGGACGATCGCTTTGGTAAAACGTTATTCCAGGCATTGGGGCTAAACGAACAAAAACTGCATACCACGATTGAACAAATTAGAGGGAGTCAAAAAGTGACCGATCAAAATCCGGAAGGCAAGTATGAATCCCTAGAAAAATATGGAAGGGATTTAACTAAACTGGCACGAGAAGGGAAACTCGATCCGGTAATCGGACGGGATGATGAGATTCGTCGCACAATTCAAATCCTGTCTCGCCGTACTAAGAATAATCCTGTGCTGATTGGTGAACCGGGTGTGGGTAAAACAGCCATTGTGGAAGGACTGGCGCAGCGAATTATTAGCGGCGATGTGCCGGAATCGTTGCGCGATCGCACCTTGATCGCTCTGGATATGGGTGCTTTAATTGCAGGAGCCAAGTACCGAGGAGAGTTTGAAGAACGACTGAAAGCTGTGCTTAAAGAAGTCCAGGAAGCACAGGGAAATATCATTCTCTTTATTGACGAAATTCACACTGTCGTTGGGGCTGGTGCCACCCAAGGGGCAATGGATGCAGGGAATTTGCTCAAGCCTCTACTGGCACGGGGTGAACTACGCTGCATTGGTGCAACGACGCTAGATGAATATCGCAAATACATTGAAAAAGATGCAGCATTAGAGCGGCGCTTCCAGCAAGTCTATGTTGATCAACCCAGCATTGAAGATACTATTTCCATTCTGCGGGGACTGAAAGAACGCTATGAAGTGCATCATGGCGTAAAAATTTCTGATAGTGCTCTGGTTGCTGCTGCGGTGCTGTCTACTCGCTACATTAGCGATCGCTTTCTGCCTGATAAAGCCATTGATTTGGTCGATGAAGCGGCTGCCAAGCTGAAGATGGAAATCACCTCAAAACCAGAAGAACTGGACGAAATTGATCGCAAGATTTTGCAGCTAGAAATGGAGCGATTATCCTTGCAGAAGGAAACCGATAGTGCTTCTAAGGAACGTTTAGAACGATTGGAAAAAGAACTATCGGATCTCAAGGAACAACAATCCGCGTTGAATGCCCAATGGCAAGCAGAAAAAGAAATCATCGATCAAATCCAAAAACTCAAAGAAGAGATTGATCGCGTCAACATTGAAATTCAGCAGGCAGAACGAGATTATGATCTCAATCGAGCCGCAGAGTTGAAGTATGGTAAGCTCACCGATTTACAGCGACAGCTAGAAGCTGCCGAAGCCCGTTTAGCGGAAACTCAAACCAGCGGCAAATCTATGCTGCGGGAAGAAGTCACCGAAGCGGATATTGCCGAAATTATTTCCAAATGGACAGGCATTCCGGTAAGTAAACTGGTGGAATCCGAGATGCAAAAACTCCTGCATCTGGAAGAGGAATTACACAAGCGCGTTATTGGGCAGGAGGAAGCTGTCACCGCCGTTGCCGACGCGATTCAGCGTTCCCGTGCCGGACTTGCCGATCCCAATCGCCCGATTGCCAGCTTCATCTTCTTGGGGCCAACTGGGGTGGGTAAAACAGAGTTAGCAAAGGCTCTAGCAGCCTATTTGTTTGATACGGAAGAGGCGATGGTGCGGATCGATATGTCCGAGTACATGGAGAAACATACGGTTTCTCGGTTGATTGGTGCGCCTCCGGGTTATGTGGGGTATGACGAAGGTGGACAACTTACCGAAGCCATTCGTCGTCGTCCCTACGCGGTGATTCTCTTCGATGAGATTGAGAAAGCCCATCCTGATGTATTTAACGTCATGCTACAAATTCTGGATGATGGTCGTCTGACCGATGCCCAAGGACGGACAGTTGATTTCAAAAATACGGTCGTGATCATGACCAGCAATATTGGCTCACAATACATTTTGGATCTGGCGGGTGATGATAGTAAGTATGAAGAAATGCGCGATCGCGTGATGGAATCGATGCGAGCCAGTTTCCGTCCAGAATTTCTTAACCGGATTGACGAAATTATTATCTTCCACAGCCTGCGACCGGAGCAGTTGCGCGAAATTGTAAAACTGCAAGTTCAGCGCCTAGAACAACGACTCATTGAACGCAAACTGGCTTTGAAACTTTCTGATGAAGCCCTCGACTGGTTGGCTCAGGTTGGCTACGATCCGGTTTATGGAGCACGTCCACTGAAGCGAGCCATTCAACGGGAACTGGAAACGCCCATTGCTAAGGCAATTTTGCGCGGAGAATTCCACGAAGGCGACACCATTTACGTTGGTATGGAAAATGAACGACTGGTCTTTAAGCGTTTGTCCCCTGAACTCCTCAGTGCTTCATAG
- the ychF gene encoding redox-regulated ATPase YchF, with the protein MLRAGIVGLPNVGKSTLFNALVANAKAEAANFPFCTIEPNVGVVAVPDERLQVLGEISNSAQIVPARVEFVDIAGLVKGASQGEGLGNQFLSHIREVDAIVHVVRCFENDDIIHVAGSVDPKRDIEIINLELALADLAQIERRIERTKKQARTSKDAQFEVSVLETLSAALNEGKSVRQINLTEEEAATIKGLGLLSGKPIIYAANVSEEDLAAGNEYVEQVRQIASQENAQVVIVSAQVEAELVELPEEDKAEFLSSLGVEEGGLKSLIRATYELLGLRTYFTSGPKETRAWTIHAGMSAPQAAGVIHSDFERGFIRAETVAYKDLVATGSMNAAKEKGLVRSEGKEYVVQEGDVMLFRFNV; encoded by the coding sequence ATGCTCAGAGCCGGAATAGTAGGGCTACCCAACGTTGGTAAATCGACTTTGTTTAATGCTTTGGTTGCAAATGCCAAGGCAGAAGCTGCTAATTTCCCTTTCTGTACAATTGAACCGAATGTAGGTGTCGTTGCAGTTCCCGATGAACGGTTACAAGTTCTCGGAGAAATTTCCAATTCAGCGCAAATTGTACCAGCGCGAGTCGAGTTTGTTGATATTGCGGGTTTGGTTAAAGGTGCAAGCCAAGGCGAAGGTTTAGGCAATCAGTTTCTTTCACACATTCGCGAAGTCGATGCGATCGTTCATGTCGTGCGTTGTTTTGAAAACGACGATATTATTCACGTGGCGGGTTCGGTCGATCCCAAGCGAGATATTGAAATTATTAACTTAGAGCTAGCGTTAGCAGATTTAGCTCAAATCGAACGACGAATTGAACGTACGAAAAAGCAAGCCCGTACCAGTAAAGATGCCCAGTTTGAAGTTAGCGTTTTGGAAACATTAAGCGCTGCATTAAACGAAGGTAAATCAGTAAGACAAATCAATTTAACCGAAGAAGAAGCTGCAACAATTAAAGGTCTCGGCTTACTAAGTGGTAAACCGATTATTTACGCAGCAAATGTGTCGGAAGAAGACTTAGCAGCGGGTAACGAATATGTCGAACAAGTGCGACAAATTGCTTCTCAAGAAAACGCCCAAGTCGTAATCGTTTCTGCGCAAGTTGAAGCTGAGTTAGTAGAATTACCCGAAGAAGATAAAGCCGAGTTTCTCTCTTCGTTAGGCGTTGAGGAAGGCGGACTAAAATCACTGATTCGCGCGACGTATGAACTTTTAGGATTGCGTACCTATTTTACATCAGGACCTAAAGAAACTCGTGCATGGACAATTCATGCAGGAATGTCTGCACCGCAAGCCGCTGGTGTGATTCACTCGGACTTTGAACGCGGATTCATTCGCGCGGAGACGGTTGCTTACAAAGATTTAGTCGCGACTGGATCGATGAATGCAGCTAAAGAAAAAGGCTTAGTTAGAAGTGAAGGAAAAGAGTATGTTGTCCAAGAAGGCGATGTAATGCTATTTCGATTTAATGTGTAA
- a CDS encoding aminotransferase class I/II-fold pyridoxal phosphate-dependent enzyme, whose protein sequence is MHFPEQHQRNLPILDALRECANKNHTAFYTPGHKRGQGISSQLASDLSSSPFKFDLPELPELDNLFAPEGVIQEAQHLAADAFGAEQTWFLVNGSTCGVEAAILATCRAGDKIILPRNAHSSCIAGLILSGAVPVFLNPEYDAELDIAHSVTLEGVATALKQHPDAKAVMIVYPTYYGACGDIRAIASLTHKHNIPLLVDEAHGAHFAFHPDLPISALAAGADLTVQSTHKVLGAMTQASMLHVQSNKVDRDRISKSLQLLQSTSPSYLLLASLDAARQQMALHGKYLMSRTLQLAAAARTQIHQISGLSVLECKSTPGFCTLDPTRLTVTVSGLGLTGFEADEILHQELGITAELASLQHLTFIISLGNTQADIEKLVSAFKLVSQRYQKENLTYKKPLWENLFCKMEYYIQISPRQAYFAVSESVPIAQASDRICAELICPYPPGIPVLMPGELITSQALDYLQQIQAQGGFISGCADKTLNTLRVVRSSDLAPSLSE, encoded by the coding sequence ATGCATTTTCCTGAGCAACACCAAAGAAATTTACCAATATTAGATGCTTTACGCGAATGTGCTAACAAAAACCATACAGCTTTCTACACGCCAGGACACAAACGAGGACAAGGTATTTCCTCGCAATTAGCTAGTGATTTGAGTTCAAGTCCATTTAAATTTGATCTACCAGAACTTCCCGAATTAGATAATTTGTTTGCGCCTGAAGGTGTGATTCAAGAAGCCCAACACTTAGCAGCAGATGCTTTCGGTGCGGAACAAACTTGGTTTTTAGTTAACGGTTCCACTTGTGGAGTCGAAGCCGCAATTTTAGCAACTTGTCGTGCTGGAGATAAAATTATCCTGCCGCGTAACGCCCACTCCTCTTGTATCGCAGGCTTAATCCTTTCTGGTGCAGTTCCTGTTTTTTTGAATCCAGAATATGACGCAGAACTCGATATCGCACATAGTGTGACTTTAGAAGGTGTAGCAACCGCGCTGAAACAGCATCCCGATGCGAAAGCGGTAATGATCGTTTACCCGACGTATTACGGTGCGTGTGGCGATATTAGGGCGATCGCATCTCTTACTCATAAGCACAACATTCCTTTACTAGTAGACGAAGCCCACGGCGCACATTTTGCCTTTCATCCCGATTTACCTATATCTGCATTGGCAGCGGGCGCAGATTTAACGGTGCAATCAACGCACAAAGTTCTTGGAGCGATGACGCAAGCTTCGATGCTTCATGTCCAAAGTAATAAGGTAGATCGCGATCGCATTAGTAAATCCTTGCAACTGTTGCAATCGACAAGTCCTAGTTATTTACTTCTTGCTTCGCTCGATGCCGCACGACAACAAATGGCATTGCATGGAAAATACCTGATGTCACGCACCTTACAGCTTGCCGCCGCAGCACGAACCCAAATTCATCAAATTTCTGGGTTATCGGTTTTAGAATGCAAATCTACTCCAGGTTTTTGCACTCTCGATCCGACGCGGTTGACGGTAACAGTTTCAGGGTTAGGCTTAACAGGTTTTGAGGCGGATGAAATCTTACACCAAGAACTCGGCATTACAGCAGAGTTGGCATCATTGCAACATCTCACATTTATTATTTCACTGGGCAACACGCAAGCAGATATCGAAAAGTTAGTATCAGCCTTCAAATTGGTATCTCAAAGATATCAAAAAGAAAACTTGACTTATAAAAAGCCTTTATGGGAGAATCTGTTTTGTAAAATGGAATATTATATACAAATTTCGCCGCGCCAAGCATATTTTGCGGTAAGTGAGAGTGTACCGATAGCTCAAGCAAGCGATCGCATTTGTGCAGAATTAATTTGTCCTTACCCGCCAGGAATTCCGGTTTTGATGCCTGGGGAACTTATCACTTCACAGGCTTTAGACTACCTTCAGCAGATTCAGGCACAAGGAGGCTTTATTAGTGGTTGTGCTGATAAGACTTTAAATACATTAAGGGTTGTGAGATCATCAGATCTGGCACCAAGCCTTAGCGAATAA
- a CDS encoding VLRF1 family aeRF1-type release factor: MLSQQQVSDLTSFISELETPTLSIYTDINPAKPENSRKAWLLRVKNSLKEFTELSDELKQKVFNLLEQERPKARTLIMFANDQLIERIDLQVDLPIVDLAHGQVEARWGKPYVTPLLYALDEYERTGVVFLDQKKWRFFEIYLNEIEEIDRAFVDINSEQWRQLSLDSVDRYYPGKGASRGGADFDRFARRLEGWTYRLYKQLIQHINQQVRERSLDRLILAGTNETTHFFREILPKVLRDKVVRCIPCPPQADVNLSEILNKVTPVIRDIERQSEFALLARVREAGIWGMEKVLESLQMGQLYAIILPWQLNGTLWQCSNGWLSLTPIEGNALFPDESIFEVKLKDVLPEVAIDYGTRLEFVSEETEQLLKQDFDGIAGLLRW; the protein is encoded by the coding sequence ATGCTCAGTCAACAACAAGTAAGTGATTTAACGAGTTTCATCAGTGAGCTGGAAACTCCCACTTTGTCTATTTATACAGACATTAATCCTGCTAAACCAGAAAATAGCCGCAAAGCATGGCTATTACGAGTCAAAAATAGCTTGAAGGAGTTTACAGAACTGTCAGATGAACTCAAACAAAAAGTTTTTAACCTCCTAGAACAAGAACGCCCGAAGGCACGAACGCTAATTATGTTTGCGAATGATCAACTCATAGAAAGGATTGATTTGCAGGTTGATCTGCCAATAGTTGATTTAGCTCACGGCCAAGTCGAAGCTCGTTGGGGTAAACCGTATGTTACTCCGCTTTTATATGCCCTAGATGAATATGAACGTACAGGTGTTGTATTTCTAGATCAGAAAAAGTGGCGTTTTTTTGAGATCTATTTAAATGAAATAGAAGAAATTGATCGTGCGTTTGTTGATATTAATTCTGAGCAGTGGCGGCAGCTTTCTCTAGACAGTGTTGATCGCTACTATCCTGGTAAAGGAGCTTCACGAGGTGGTGCAGATTTTGATCGATTTGCGAGACGATTAGAGGGTTGGACATATCGACTTTACAAACAACTAATTCAGCATATTAACCAGCAAGTTCGGGAGCGCAGCCTTGATCGGCTAATACTAGCTGGCACAAATGAAACAACGCATTTTTTTAGGGAGATCTTGCCAAAGGTACTACGTGACAAAGTTGTCCGCTGTATTCCTTGTCCCCCCCAAGCAGATGTAAACTTGTCTGAGATTTTAAATAAGGTCACGCCAGTTATCAGAGATATTGAGCGGCAGTCTGAATTTGCTCTCCTTGCTCGCGTGCGAGAAGCAGGGATATGGGGAATGGAAAAAGTTTTGGAGTCCTTGCAAATGGGGCAGTTATACGCCATTATTCTTCCCTGGCAACTTAATGGAACGCTTTGGCAATGTTCAAATGGATGGCTATCACTCACTCCAATAGAAGGGAACGCTTTATTTCCAGACGAATCCATCTTTGAAGTTAAGTTAAAAGATGTTTTGCCTGAAGTTGCTATCGACTATGGTACACGCTTAGAATTTGTATCTGAAGAAACAGAACAGTTGCTTAAGCAAGACTTTGATGGAATTGCCGGTTTGTTGCGATGGTAA